A segment of the Longimicrobiaceae bacterium genome:
GATGGGGAGCGCCACGGTGACCATCAACGGCAAGGCCGCCGCCCGCGCGGGCGACACGGCCGAGACCTGCAACGACCCCGCCGACGCGCCGGTGGGCACCGTGATCGCGGTCGGCACCGTCATGATCGGCTGAGGCGGTGAGCGACTTCCTGGGGGCCGGCTGGGACTTCCTGGGGCTGGCGCGTCCGTGGGACGGCGACGCGCACGGTGCGCCCTCGCTCGTGGCGCACGAGGAGAGCATCCGCCAGGCCGTGTGGGTCGTGCTGGGCACCGCGCCGGGCGAGCGGGTGATGCGGCCCGGCTTCGGGTGCGGCATCCACGACCTCGTCTTCTCGGTCCAGAACGAGGCCACCCGCGCCCGCGTGGCCGACGCGGTGCGCGAGGCGCTGGTGCGCTGGGAGCCGCGGATCGAGGTGCTGGACGTGACCGCGGAGCCCGACGCGAAGACGCCCGCGCAGCTGCTCATCGAGGTGGAGTACCGGGTGCGCACCACCAACAACCAGTTCAACCTGGTCTATCCCTTCTACCTGGACGGGAGCACGGCTTGAGCCCCCTGTCGGCCCCTCCCA
Coding sequences within it:
- a CDS encoding GPW/gp25 family protein — encoded protein: MSDFLGAGWDFLGLARPWDGDAHGAPSLVAHEESIRQAVWVVLGTAPGERVMRPGFGCGIHDLVFSVQNEATRARVADAVREALVRWEPRIEVLDVTAEPDAKTPAQLLIEVEYRVRTTNNQFNLVYPFYLDGSTA